The following are from one region of the Arachis duranensis cultivar V14167 chromosome 10, aradu.V14167.gnm2.J7QH, whole genome shotgun sequence genome:
- the LOC107468276 gene encoding cellulose synthase A catalytic subunit 8 [UDP-forming]: MMESSVQLCNSCGEQIGVDANGEVFVACHECYFPICKACFDYEMNEGRKACLRCATPYEERSKNDDDTKVNGNRSTSMASELSISQDVGIHARHVSTVSTVDSELNDEYGNPIWKNRVESWKEKDKKKNKKKKAEPKAENAAPIPPEQQMEEIQSSEAAAAEPLSITIPISKTKMGPYRFVIIMRLIILGLFFHYRVTNPVDSAFALWLTSIICEIWFAFSWVLDQFPKWYPINRHTFIDRLSARFEREGEPSQLAAVDFFVSTVDPLKEPPLITANTVLSILAVDYPVDKVSCYVSDDGAAMLTFESLVETADFARKWVPFCKQYLIEPRAPEFYFSQKIDYLKDKIQPSFVKERRAMKRDYEEYKVRINALVAKAQKTPEEGWTMQDGTPWPGNNSRDHPGMIQVFLGHTGAHDIEGNELPRLVYVSREKRPGYQHHKKAGAENALVRVSAVLTNAPFILNLDCDHYVNNSKAVREAMCFLMDPEVGRDVCYVQFPQRFDGIDRSDRYANRNTVFFDVNMKGLDGIQGPMYVGTGCVFNRQALYGYSPPSMPNLPRSSSSCCCCCPSKKAKKDVSELYKDAKREELDAAIFNLREIENYDEYERSMLISQMSFEKTFGLSTVFIESTLMENGGVPDSADPSMLIKEAIHVIGCGYEEKTEWGKEIGWIYGSVTEDILTGFKMHCRGWRSIYCMPLRPAFKGSAPINLSDRLHQVLRWALGSVEIFFSRHCPLWYGFAGGRLRWLQRLAYINTIVYPFTSLPLVAYCSLPAICLLSGKFIIPTLSNLASVLFLGLFLSIITTSILELRWSGVTIEAIWRNEQFWVIGGVSAHLFAVFQGFLKMLAGIDTNFTVTAKAADDTEFGELYIIKWTTLLIPPTTLIIVNMVGVVAGFSDALNGGYESWGPLFGKVFFAFWVIFHLYPFLKGLMGRQNRTPTIVILWSVLLASVFSLVWVKINPFISRTDSSTISGTCISIDC; encoded by the exons ATGATGGAATCTAGTGTTCAGTTGTGCAATTCTTGTGGGGAACAAATTGGAGTTGATGCTAATGGAGAGGTGTTTGTGGCTTGTCATGAGTGCTATTTTCCAATCTGCAAAGCTTGTTTTGATTATGAAATGAATGAGGGTCGCAAAGCTTGTCTGAGATGTGCTACTCCCTATGAAG AAAGATCCAAAAATGATGATGACACCAAGGTTAATGGAAATCGGTCAACATCAATGGCTTCTGAGCTCAGTATTTCTCAGGATGTTGGAATCCATGCTAGGCATGTCAGTACTGTGTCCACAGTGGATAGTG AGTTAAATGATGAATATGGGAATCCAATCTGGAAAAATAGAGTGGAGAGCTGGAAGGAGAAGgataagaagaaaaacaagaagaaaaaggctGAACCTAAGGCCGAAAATGCGGCACCAATTCCACCGGAACAGCAGATGGAAGAAATACA GTCCTCAGAGGCTGCTGCTGCTGAGCCACTCTCAATTACTATTCCAATATCGAAAACAAAAATGGGACCATACAGATTTGTGATAATCATGCGTCTGATAATCTTAGGTCTCTTCTTCCATTACCGAGTCACAAATCCTGTTGACAGTGCTTTTGCTTTGTGGTTGACATCTATCATCTGTGAGATCTGGTTTGCATTTTCATGGGTGTTAGATCAGTTCCCTAAATGGTATCCCATCAACAGGCACACTTTTATTGACAGGCTTTCTGCCAG GTTTGAAAGAGAGGGTGAACCATCTCAGCTTGCTGCTGTGGATTTCTTTGTCAGTACAGTGGATCCATTGAAGGAACCGCCGCTGATCACAGCTAACACAGTGCTTTCTATTCTTGCTGTGGACTACCCTGTGGATAAAGTATCCTGTTATGTGTCTGATGATGGTGCTGCAATGCTTACATTTGAATCCCTTGTGGAGACAGCTGATTTTGCAAGAAAGTGGGTTCCATTTTGCAAGCAGTACTTGATTGAGCCGCGAGCGCCTGAGTTCTACTTCTCTCAGAAGATTGACTACCTCAAAGACAAAATTCAACCTTCTTTTGTGAAGGAACGTAGAGCTATGAAG AGAGACTATGAGGAATATAAAGTAAGAATCAATGCTTTGGTAGCCAAGGCACAGAAAACACCAGAAGAAGGATGGACTATGCAAGATGGAACCCCTTGGCCTGGGAATAACTCACGCGATCACCCTGGCATGATTCAG GTTTTCCTTGGACACACTGGTGCACATGACATAGAAGGGAATGAACTTCCTAGGCTGGTGTATGTTTCCAGAGAGAAAAGGCCAGGTTACCAACATCACAAAAAGGCTGGTGCTGAAAATGCATTG GTGAGGGTCTCAGCAGTTCTCACAAATGCTCCCTTCATTCTCAATCTTGATTGTGATCATTATGTTAACAATAGCAAGGCTGTCCGGGAAGCAATGTGTTTTCTTATGGATCCAGAAGTTGGTAGAGATGTCTGTTATGTGCAGTTCCCCCAGAGATTCGACGGTATTGATCGCAGTGATCGATATGCAAATCGCAACACAGTTTTCTTTGAC GTTAACATGAAAGGACTTGATGGAATTCAAGGACCTATGTATGTGGGAACTGGATGTGTTTTCAATAGACAAGCTCTTTATGGTTATAGTCCACCTTCCATGCCCAACTTACCAAGATCTTCTTCATcatgctgctgctgctgcccCTCAAAGAAGGCCAAAAAAGATGTCTCTGAGCTTTATAAAGATGCAAAGAGGGAAGAACTTGATGCTGCTATTTTTAATCTTAGGGAGATTGAAA ATTATGATGAGTATGAGAGGTCAATGCTGATTTCACAGATGAGCTTTGAGAAAACATTTGGCTTGTCCACTGTTTTCATTGAGTCCACATTGATGGAGAATGGAGGTGTTCCTGATTCTGCAGATCCCTCAATGCTGATCAAGGAGGCCATTCATGTAATTGGCTGTGGATATGAAGAGAAGACTGAATGGGGAAAAGAG ATTGGTTGGATTTATGGATCAGTGACAGAGGATATCTTAACTGGATTCAAGATGCACTGTAGAGGATGGAGATCAATTTACTGCATGCCATTAAGGCCAGCATTCAAAGGGTCAGCTCCAATCAACTTGTCTGATAGGTTGCACCAAGTTCTTAGGTGGGCCCTTGGATCAGTTGAAATCTTCTTCAGCAGACACTGCCCTTTGTGGTATGGATTTGCAGGTGGACGCCTCAGATGGCTTCAGAGACTAGCTTACATAAACACCATTGTCTATCCTTTCACATCACTTCCTCTTGTTGCTTATTGTTCCTTGCCAGCAATTTGCCTTCTCTCTGGAAAATTCATCATACCAACG CTATCAAACCTAGCAAGTGTACTCTTTCTTGGACTATTTCTGTCCATCATAACCACCAGCATCTTGGAGCTTCGATGGAGTGGCGTGACCATCGAAGCAATATGGCGAAACGAGCAGTTCTGGGTCATAGGAGGCGTCTCGGCCCATCTCTTCGCCGTCTTCCAAGGTTTCCTGAAGATGTTAGCAGGCATTGACACAAACTTCACAGTCACAGCAAAAGCTGCAGATGACACAGAGTTTGGTGAACTCTACATTATAAAATGGACCACACTCTTGATCCCTCCAACAACTCTGATCATAGTTAACATGGTTGGTGTTGTTGCTGGTTTCTCTGATGCACTCAATGGAGGCTATGAGTCTTGGGGACCTTTATTTGGCAAAGTTTTCTTTGCATTTTGGGTTATTTTTCATCTGTATCCATTCCTCAAAGGTCTAATGGGTCGCCAGAACAGAACACCAACCATTGTTATACTTTGGTCAGTGTTGTTGGCATCAGTCTTCTCTCTTGTTTGGGTTAAGATCAATCCCTTTATCAGCAGAACTGACAGCTCAACCATCTCAGGGACTTGCATTTCCATTGATTGTTAA
- the LOC107468240 gene encoding mavicyanin-like produces MANLFRSCSLLLSVSLIIILCVQSRVNCTEFEVGGHDGWIVPKSRDNDQMYNQWASQNRFKVDDTLRFKYSKDSVLVVSEEEYESCRSTKPLFFSNNGDTVFKFEHPGVYYFISGVRGHCDKGQKIIVKVLAVHNPKPEPPHSHSPAPAPAFTPAPSPSHHSNAARPIPLLSITNLLLFLILLVPMLFT; encoded by the exons ATGGCCAATCTATTCAGAAGTTGTTCATTATTACTTTCGGTTTCCTTGATTATTATATTGTGTGTGCAATCAAGAGTAAATTGTACTGAATTTGAAGTTGGGGGTCACGATGGCTGGATTGTTCCTAAGTCAAGAGACAACGATCAAATGTATAACCAATGGGCATCCCAGAACAGATTCAAAGTTGATGACACTCTTC GTTTCAAGTACTCTAAAGATTCGGTGTTGGTGGTGAGTGAAGAGGAGTATGAAAGCTGCAGATCCACTAAGCCACTATTCTTCTCCAACAATGGTGACACTGTCTTCAAATTTGAGCATCCTGGAGTGTACTACTTCATTAGCGGAGTTAGGGGCCACTGTGACAAAGGCCAGAAAATAATTGTTAAGGTTTTGGCCGTACATAATCCAAAGCCAGAGCCACCACATTCACACTCACCAGCACCAGCACCAGCATTTACACCTGCACCTTCTCCTTCTCATCATTCTAATGCTGCAAGACCAATCCCTCTTCTCAGCATAACTAACTTGTTGCTCTTTCTTATCTTACTTGTTCCCATGCTTTTTACTTGA
- the LOC107468239 gene encoding 40S ribosomal protein SA — protein MATSAAATTAAAPRQLSQKEQDIQMMLAAEVHLGTKNCDFQMERYVFKRRNDECVDYGEFEGIIVAIENPQDIIVQSARPYGQRAVLKFAQYTGANAIAGRHTPGTFTNQMQTSYNEPRLLILTDPRTDHHVPLFLDPIKEGALGNIPTIAFCDTDSPMRYVDVTIPANNKGKHSIGCLFWLLARMVLQIRGTIRPGLKWDVMVDLFFYREPEEAKQQEEEELPAAPEYAIQDFGAAGIAGFPAADGEWGAVTAEQSWTEPVPQQPIAAAPANWAPDAGKNNYFHSGSVKFDAT, from the exons ATGGCCACTTCCGCCGCCGCCACAACTGCCGCAGCGCCACGCCAGCTGTCACAGAAGGAGCAGGACATCCAGATGATGCTTGCTGCTGAGGTCCACCTCGGAACCAAAAATTGCGACTTCCAGATGGAACGCTACGTCTTCAAACGCCGAAATGATG AGTGTGTCGATTATGGCGAGTTTGAAGG GATTATTGTTGCCATCGAGAACCCTCAGGACATCATTGTTCAGTCTGCTAGGCCATATGGTCAGAGGGCAGTCTTGAAGTTTGCCCAATACACGGGTGCGAATGCAATTGCTGGAAGGCACACTCCTGGAACATTCACTAATCAGATGCAGACATCGTATAACGAGCCTCGCTTACTCATTCTGACTGATCCAAGGACTGATCATCACGTGCCACTTTTTTTAGAT CCCATTAAGGAAGGTGCTCTTGGAAATATTCCAACGATTGCCTTCTGCGACACTGATTCTCCGATGCGCTATGTTGATGTTACCATTCCTGCCAATAACAAGGGGAAGCACAGTATTGGTTGCTTGTTTTGGTTATTAGCAAGGATGGTTCTGCAGATAAGGGGTACTATTCGTCCAGGGCTTAAGTGGGATGTGATG GTGGATTTATTCTTCTATAGAGAACCTGAAGAGGCCAAGCAACAAGAGGAGGAGGAATTACCAGCTGCCCCAGAATATGCCATTCAAGATTTTGGTGCTGCTGGCATTGCCGGCTTCCCCGCAGCTGATGGGGAATGGGGGGCTGTTACAGCTGAACAATCCTGGACTGAACCGGTTCCTCAGCAACCCATTGCAGCTGCTCCTGCGAACTGGGCCCCAGACGCCGGTAAGAATAATTATTTCCACTCTGGATCTGTTAAATTTGATGCAACATAA
- the LOC107468306 gene encoding glycosyltransferase BC10 isoform X2 produces MVVVATASARGVPPKRRHVITSTSGSRFFSWKLLILLCVSLSCLVVLASLFSLHSSYLSNADSSNHFKVTRSTVSRTFHGPPKIAFLFLVRQNIPLDFLWHVFFKNGNVAKFSIYVHSAPGFVLDESTTRSSFFYGTQISNVIQVSWGESSMIQAERLLLAAALDDPANQRFVLLSDSCVPLYNFSYVYNYVMVSQRSFVDSFLDVKDGRYNPKMSPKIPREKWRKGSQLNF; encoded by the exons atggtggtggtggcaaCTGCAAGTGCGAGAGGCGTGCCTCCCAAGAGGCGCCACGTCATCACCAGCACCAGCGGCAGTAGATTCTTCAGCTGGAAGCTCCTCATCCTGCTCTGCGTTTCACTCTCCTGCCTCGTCGTTTTGgcctctctattttctcttcactcctctTACCTCTCCAACGCTGATAGCTCCAACCACTTCAAGGTAACGCGATCAACGGTTTCTAGAACCTTCCACGGCCCCCCTAAGATCGCCTTCTTGTTCCTCGTTCGCCAAAACATCCCCCTTGATTTCCTCTGGCATGTCTTCTTCAAG AACGGTAACGTTGCCAAGTTCTCGATTTACGTTCATTCGGCGCCAGGGTTCGTGTTGGATGAGTCAACTACGAGGTCCAGCTTCTTCTATGGTACACAAATCTCCAATGTCATTCAG GTTTCATGGGGAGAATCAAGTATGATTCAGGCTGAAAGGTTGTTACTGGCGGCAGCACTAGATGACCCTGCAAATCAAAGATTTGTTCTTCTCTCAGACAG CTGTGTTCCTCTATACAACTTCTCGTATGTGTATAATTATGTCATGGTTTCTCAAAGGAGCTTTGTGGACAG CTTTCTTGATGTGAAGGATGGCCGCTACAACCCAAAAATGTCACCTAAAATACCAAGGGAAAAATGGCGTAAAGGGTCACAG ttAAATTTTTAG
- the LOC107468306 gene encoding uncharacterized protein LOC107468306 isoform X1: protein MVVVATASARGVPPKRRHVITSTSGSRFFSWKLLILLCVSLSCLVVLASLFSLHSSYLSNADSSNHFKVTRSTVSRTFHGPPKIAFLFLVRQNIPLDFLWHVFFKNGNVAKFSIYVHSAPGFVLDESTTRSSFFYGTQISNVIQVSWGESSMIQAERLLLAAALDDPANQRFVLLSDSCVPLYNFSYVYNYVMVSQRSFVDSFLDVKDGRYNPKMSPKIPREKWRKGSQKSPTTPQARRGIWDQQFSTAIATAFRSDSSDGVESRNHHRVWNLDEDDDVIRTQTPTERKAKPANLFCLISKLNWNVIDTQVKH, encoded by the exons atggtggtggtggcaaCTGCAAGTGCGAGAGGCGTGCCTCCCAAGAGGCGCCACGTCATCACCAGCACCAGCGGCAGTAGATTCTTCAGCTGGAAGCTCCTCATCCTGCTCTGCGTTTCACTCTCCTGCCTCGTCGTTTTGgcctctctattttctcttcactcctctTACCTCTCCAACGCTGATAGCTCCAACCACTTCAAGGTAACGCGATCAACGGTTTCTAGAACCTTCCACGGCCCCCCTAAGATCGCCTTCTTGTTCCTCGTTCGCCAAAACATCCCCCTTGATTTCCTCTGGCATGTCTTCTTCAAG AACGGTAACGTTGCCAAGTTCTCGATTTACGTTCATTCGGCGCCAGGGTTCGTGTTGGATGAGTCAACTACGAGGTCCAGCTTCTTCTATGGTACACAAATCTCCAATGTCATTCAG GTTTCATGGGGAGAATCAAGTATGATTCAGGCTGAAAGGTTGTTACTGGCGGCAGCACTAGATGACCCTGCAAATCAAAGATTTGTTCTTCTCTCAGACAG CTGTGTTCCTCTATACAACTTCTCGTATGTGTATAATTATGTCATGGTTTCTCAAAGGAGCTTTGTGGACAG CTTTCTTGATGTGAAGGATGGCCGCTACAACCCAAAAATGTCACCTAAAATACCAAGGGAAAAATGGCGTAAAGGGTCACAG AAATCACCCACAACTCCACAAGCCAGAAGAGGGATCTGGGATCAGCAGTTCAGCACCGCCATCGCCACCGCATTCCGCAGCGACAGCAGCGACGGCGTTGAGAGCCGCAACCACCACCGCGTTTGGAATTTGGATGAGGATGATGATGTAATCCGCACACAGACTCCAACCGAGAGAAAAGCAAAACCAGCAAATCTCTTCTGTCTTATCTCCAAACTAAATTGGAACGTAATCGACACTCAGGTCAAACACTGA